From a region of the Actinopolymorpha singaporensis genome:
- a CDS encoding carbohydrate ABC transporter permease, with amino-acid sequence MTGRAPSTGAPPRPAQGMRPGGGQRVRQRRFSRRDRLWAVIMSVILVPIVLVWVYPFIWTVSSSLKSSSEIFGSLSPFSTVLRIGNYAQAWRDAQMGRYFFNTVFVTGFSILIAVLTAALMGYVLGRYRFAGKKVVIAVLALAVFLPEGYTIIPVYDLIDRLHLTDSLWGVTLAEAGGVNIVAVLLFAGYFAQLPAELEEAARIDGAGFLRTFTSVYLPLARPVTATAVIMQFLHSWNDFLLPLVLTLTRPELRTLSVGIYALRGQYLSDWGVMTAGATIALAPIVVVFLLLQRHFVESIAGAVKG; translated from the coding sequence GTGACCGGCAGAGCACCGTCGACAGGTGCCCCACCGCGGCCGGCGCAAGGGATGCGGCCCGGCGGCGGGCAGCGCGTCCGGCAAAGGCGGTTCTCGCGCCGGGACCGGCTGTGGGCGGTCATCATGTCGGTGATCCTGGTGCCGATCGTCCTCGTCTGGGTGTATCCGTTCATCTGGACGGTCTCCTCCTCACTGAAGAGCAGCAGCGAGATCTTCGGATCCCTGAGCCCGTTCAGCACTGTTCTCCGGATCGGCAACTACGCACAGGCCTGGCGCGACGCGCAGATGGGGCGGTACTTCTTCAACACCGTCTTCGTCACCGGCTTCTCGATCCTGATCGCGGTGCTCACCGCCGCACTGATGGGGTACGTGCTCGGTCGCTATCGCTTCGCGGGCAAGAAGGTGGTCATCGCCGTGCTGGCGCTGGCGGTGTTCCTCCCGGAGGGTTACACCATCATCCCGGTGTACGACCTGATCGACCGGCTCCATCTGACGGACTCGCTGTGGGGTGTCACCCTGGCCGAGGCGGGCGGCGTGAACATCGTTGCCGTACTGCTCTTCGCGGGTTACTTCGCCCAGCTCCCGGCAGAACTCGAGGAAGCCGCCCGGATCGACGGCGCCGGCTTCCTGCGTACCTTCACCTCGGTGTATCTGCCCCTTGCCCGTCCGGTGACGGCGACAGCCGTGATCATGCAGTTCCTGCACAGCTGGAACGACTTCCTGCTCCCGCTGGTGCTGACCCTGACCCGGCCGGAGCTGCGGACCCTCTCGGTCGGCATCTACGCCCTCCGCGGCCAGTACCTCAGCGACTGGGGCGTGATGACCGCGGGGGCAACCATCGCGCTGGCACCGATCGTCGTCGTCTTCCTGCTGTTGCAGCGCCACTTCGTGGAGAGCATCGCCGGGGCTGTGAAGGGGTGA